A portion of the Streptomyces sp. NBC_01335 genome contains these proteins:
- a CDS encoding response regulator, whose product MGINIVVVDDDPGFRRIATTLLMSRGLRVVAVSADGASALATVRAHRPHGLLLDLHLPDMDGLTVARQLAEENDGPLVVLTSTDKLRMSREELVRAGIVSFVTKDKLFDADLRGLFTPSAP is encoded by the coding sequence GTGGTCGTCGACGACGATCCCGGGTTCCGGCGCATCGCCACCACACTGCTGATGTCACGGGGCCTGCGGGTCGTGGCGGTATCCGCCGACGGCGCCTCCGCCCTGGCCACGGTGCGGGCACATCGCCCCCACGGTCTGCTGCTCGACCTGCACCTGCCCGACATGGACGGTCTCACTGTGGCCCGGCAGCTGGCCGAGGAGAACGACGGGCCCCTGGTGGTGCTCACCTCCACCGACAAGCTGCGCATGTCGCGGGAGGAGCTGGTGCGTGCGGGCATCGTGTCCTTCGTCACCAAGGACAAGCTGTTCGACGCCGATCTGCGGGGTCTGTTCACCCCGTCCGCGCCCTGA